In Ptiloglossa arizonensis isolate GNS036 chromosome 6, iyPtiAriz1_principal, whole genome shotgun sequence, the DNA window CTTTTTAAGTTTCGATCGCGCACCGGCCCAACTTTCGCGACATTACGTTTGCACGGGGATTATTAAGATCTCCCGTGTGTATTTGCAACGTCTTTCAATACACATAGCGAAAAAGGGAGGCGGAGATGGCATTCGTCGGTAGGTTCGAAGGGATACACATACCGAGGATCCAAAAAGAGAGgcaggcgtcgcgacgcctcggATCGATGCGCGTCGGAGTGCGCGCTCAACCCCAGGCCAACATGGACGCGGATTTACGAGGTTGAAGTgaatggaaaaaaagaagacgaGAAGAAAAGGGAACGGTCGTGTCTCCTGACCTTATCGCGTTAGCTCCGCTATACGGCAGGTATTGAACGAAATGTAGTGGGACAAACGAGTTTACAATGTGTTAGGGTACTTAGGTACTATCCGAGAGAAAATAGAACTCGTGGAAAATGTACAACACGTGTACGTAAACGTTACAAGAATTGCAATTGTTCGAAGGTAGGACACCAATTtaccaaatttatttttaacggtCACTGTATTCACCCTGTTAACCAGGCTACGTAATCGTGGAAAGTTCTATGTCCATATCGATTCCACATTAATATTGATGTATGcgaatccataaaatttcagtCTCTTCCCTGCCTTCGCACAAAATTGTGTAGACGAAAGTTTTACGGTAGCTCTAACTCACGAGGGCTCGctattcttcttcttgttcgtgCGTGAGTCTTATATCGACTACAAGGTCATTAGCAACGAGGTTATATGGATGTATTATAGTTTTAAGATCACGTTTATTTTCTAGAGGTTATTTATCGTGTTTCTTGCACGTACGATTCACAGTTAGAGGTGTGTTTGGATTTAGTAGTATTTAGTAGTGTTTTCACGATTCGTATAAGAACACATGGATTACAGTAGGGTGGTTCTGATTTCTTAATTAACCCTGAAGCGTTTTTTCGTTTAACTATACACGCGAAGTCTTTGATTAAAAAATGTCCTGAATGTACGAACCTCGAGTTTGTAAACAACGAGAGGATGAAGAAAATACAAGAGCCTCGAGTGGAATGTATCACAGTGacagggtcgagaaagacccaagGAATACACCCAAGCTAAACAAGATTCTCTATTGTTATTTTCGATCATTCGTAAacttgaatattatttatttttctcgcataacgaacaaacattttaaacaaaaatgatgcaaatcgatcgatttcgtattCGGTCACTCGTACTCCATCTGGGTGCACACTCTTCTCTCTCTGAGATTTCCTTGGCCACTGTTCGTtcatttgtaaattatattatttattttccaaacgaaAATTGTCcagatcgatcgatttatttcgTATTCCATCAGGGTATCCagttccccctctctctctctatctcttggATTTTCTTGGGCTTGCTGTTTGCAAAAGCGACGAGAGCTCCGTGGGgcaaaacacaaaaaaaaaaaaaagaaaaataggaaaaattcACCGGGCGCGTTTCGCTCGAAAATTCTGGCcgcgttttaatattttaaccgTGTATCTGCGCCGCGTACCGCATTAATACGAGCGAAAAAACAACTCTCGAAAGGGAGAGCCGCGGTAGTATTCCGCGTCTTTTGTTTTCAGCCGTGCGAGCATTTTCGATGCAATGGCGCCGAAAAGAAGAGGGCCCCGACCGAGTAATGGGGTGTCGCTGGCAGTCGCGCATTTATAATTTCTGTCCCCCGACCACCCCACCATCCACCCCAACCTATCCCCACCCCCTTCCGACCGCTCTTGGTACTTTATTCTTTCTCTCTTGCAGACTGCCAGGTCGAAACAATTGCTTTCCGCCCGACAGAAAGGAACAAAACTGTCTGGGGCGGTAGAGGCAACCGGGGTACCCAGTTGCAAGATGAGTTACAGCGACAGCTCGAAGATCCGATGGCATCTGATGGCTTTGTTTAAcgcggcaaaaaaaaaaagaaacaaccacTGCCCTTTTTCTTCACGGTCCCGAAATCCGACGCGAATAATTGGCCCACTGCTACGCAGGATCACGGtttctcgaaagaaacgagagacaaTAGCCCCGGAGCGGGCACCGTGGCGTTCGTTCCGCGAGAAAAACGGATTTCGCGCGGAAAGAACGCCAGTTAGCGCTCtacgaaaggatttttatcgtttcgcgtaccaACCAGCCCGGTTGCTTGTTGCAAGCTCTCTGTTAGCGACCAAGGGATTACCTTCCTCTGGTATATTAGCCGGCCATGCACTGGCGTTCTTTTCGCGTGGGAACCACGCCGTCTTTCATGTTGTTATTTTTCTTGGGTATTGTGTCGGAGGAGGAATTGTAATCGTGTCGTCGACTCTGAAACTTTCTCGTTAATTCCCGCCTCGTTTTTTCCCGTTGTTGCATCTTCTCGATATACGGAATGGTGTAATTggaagataaaaatatttttctttttttagacgAAACTTAGCTTTTTGGAGGATACTCGAATTATCAGATGTATCTATCGGAATGAGAAGTTTAACATTGTATTTATCATCCAGTCAAAGTGTCCGCTTTGAAACTatttttggaaagaaatttattttgaacTCCGTATTATAGTATACTTTCCAAAGACatgatttcttcaattttatatatttctctttttcttctacTGTCAGTTTTTCTAAGACATACGAGGTATGATTTTATGTatgtagttctagtgttaatacaAGTTGGTGCACCGTCACAGTTAGGTTGTCAGACGACAGAGCGTTTGAACGAACATTATCAAGCTTGATAcggtcgtaatgaaaaaataactcTCCTGATCTGACTCTGTTGAATTAATCGTAGAAATTACAAATACTGAACAATTAGATGAAACGATTGGCCCAGTGTTTGATAATTTAAAATCGCAGAACGAACTAgaaaatcaacgagaaagtTTCAAAGTTGACGACGCGATTATAATTCTTTTCGACCGTAAAAAAGACTTTCCTCGTAAAAAGAATACCAGTGCGTGGCTAACTAATCCGAGAAAACTTCATTCCAAGGTGTTGCCCAACAAAGTATTCCCAGCAACACACATACAATTACAATCGATGTAAGAAGTATTCGTTCTTAATTATAAGAAAAACATTGTacaatttcatttattaaacaaaattttcacagacagAAGAATGCATACATACTTGCAAAagtgtacaaaataattttcattcaaaaaaCAAACCTGTTacgaaaatattaagaaacattCAGAAACTGGTCAAAATGTACACGTGATAAGTATTCGTACATATATACCACTTTCAGCTATTTTTCATTCCATTTTACGTTTCCACTTTGTAAGATATTCTTTACTATATTTATAACACGAAACACACCGCACAATGTCAATTGACTCGACGCCATTGTTCGAACCGATACCTTCGCGTCTAATTTCTTCcagttaaatttttttttttaaatcgtgacGAAATTCTCGTTCGAAAACTGCAACATCGTCGAGAATAGCGGGCATTAATTCAATAAACTTGATGAGGAGCGATCGTGGCAATTTACAAGGATTATTGGGAATCGGTAGTGTCTCTGTCTCGTTCAAGACGAACGAAGGGGATCGAAAAACGAGAGCATCGTAATGTCCTCGCATTCTTCAGCACCGGTGGACACGTTTCCCTCTTTCCTTCGAGTACTCCTCCCTCCGCCGCCCTTGTCTTTTCCTCGGGGATTTGTGTCTTTATCAATGCTGATCATCGCGCTTAATCCGCCGCCCAAAAGTCGTTACGACTCGACACGAACCTCATCAACGTCGTCTAAACGCGACTGGGTTAAATATTGTCACGGATACCAAACGTAATTAAATTAGATCGTAATTAATATCTGCGACGGAAACGTGGACTCGTTGGCGCGGATAGTTCTCGtaatcgattcgaaaacgatACGTTCGTGAAAATGCGATTCGACGAGAAATTAATACGGTTTACCCGCTTTCGAGAGCAGCCTTCAATCGTATTCtacttttacattattttattcaatgtgtttttttttcacgcgttaAAATTCTTACGgcaataatatttgaaaaaaaaatgaatttcatgTGAAATTAGCTACACTTATGTCACTTCGGTGAAAATTCCAATCCTTCGGTTAAATCGTGTACACAATACTGTAAATTCTTATTATTGTACTCTTTTTACAATCCTTAGATAGCAACTGTTTCATCGGTAATttgtattgaaaattttttaaatttgtattaccCTATGCATTTCTCATTTACACTTACGTAAactaaaataaagaaagaaaatatacacaaGTAAACGATTACTTATCTCAACCAGCAACGCGTTCAATAAAAATCTGAAAAATGGACAACCGTAAGGAAATCGTTCGATAATCTACATTTCAAAGGCTTCGTGTTGCTCGTGTTAAATATTCGGCAAAGTACCGCACCGATACCGTCATTTCTGCTGGtgaattgtttcgaaaattgttcccCTAGTTGTTTAGAGCGGTGCGTTAATAATAACAACGATACCTCGACGATTTCTCGCAAAGGTCGGTGAAAATAGCAACCGACGAGAAACGTTCTGGGCGAGCGGAGAATGACGGCGTTCGACCCTTCCGGGGTCTGTTGTCTCGCGGAActcgtttcgatttaatttatGCATCGTGGTCCACGTTTCCCACCCCGGTCTTAAGGCCCTTTTGTACAGTTATTAATGCCCTGGGCCACTTCATTTTCAccgtacgcacaccgatgcgcGTTACTGTGACGGCATCGCTACCTGACGTCCTTCCGGATCCTGCGATTCGTTCCCGCGTATGCAAATTTCGTCGAACacgagagaacgagaacgacgaAGGGAGTAAAAGAGAGAGGAACGGCCTTTCAGTATACATCTGCCTGCTCGAACAATCGTCGGAAAAATAATAACTGTTTTTACAGCAGAGAATACATCCTCGTCGCAAAAACCGGCTTCCTCTTGCACGTACCTTGCTCGGGACGCGAATCctcgttcgatttcgttccTGAAACACCAATGGGGTAAAATAACCAGCTATCAACACCTTGGACATAATTCGACGAACTGGAGAGCCGAAATTTTCATTCACTCCGTAAGTACGTTGAGCTCGAGTAATCTTCGTATACGGTTGTAAGAAATTTTCATGTGTGGTGATTTCAATGAAATGCAGAATGGTCAAGTCTCGAAGatcaaaaataacgaaattggaatggagatttcgttttcgataaaaatattgggttgttgggaaagtcattttgttttccaaaatggagaatatataatttaataaaatgtttatacactctacaaaaatcgtgtacaacaacccaatacattcgAAATCCAGCCATAAAATATGGTTGACAATCGACGAATATATTATATTCGGTTAATTGCAATTTCTCCAAAAACTGACAAAGCGACGATGTATAATGGCGCGAGATAATATTCATAAACGGAATCGGAGGCGTTGAAATCTACACGCGGTTATATCGTTCGTGCAAGAATCTTAAATGTTCGAAAGAATCGGAATAAGTAATTTAGCGGTAATAAGTATGCCGAGTGTAACGTCGAGTATTCcttccaattacaaccgtaCCTCCGCAAGGTGTAATTACGTATTAAGAGTCGTTTAAATGCGTTGAATTTCATTGGACGAAAGATAGACGAAAGCAATTAGCCCGGTAAGATGcgaaatttgaatttatacGAGCAATTCTAGT includes these proteins:
- the LOC143148514 gene encoding uncharacterized protein LOC143148514, which gives rise to MSYSDSSKIRWHLMALFNAAKKKRNNHCPFSSRSRNPTRIIGPLLRRITVSRKKRETIAPERAPWRSFREKNGFRAERTPVSALRKDFYRFAYQPARLLVASSLLATKGLPSSGILAGHALAFFSRGNHAVFHVVIFLGYCVGGGIVIVSSTLKLSR